A single window of Pseudarthrobacter defluvii DNA harbors:
- the iolB gene encoding 5-deoxy-glucuronate isomerase — protein MTNWVYPLGTAADGKWDVSIGTSDSSLTVDGWAHTGLKVATLPAGAAVELPAADEERIVVPLSGSFMATVEGTDYPLAGRASVFAGPTDVLYSGTGRAVTVSSSDGGRVAVATAPANASYPTRLVPAAETPVELRGAGNCSRQVHNFGTPAALEADRFIVCEVLTPAGNWSSYPPHKHDEEKDGETSLEEIYYFETQVASGSGAPADADAIGYQRVYASDERPIDVAAEVRTGDVVLVPYGWHGPAMAAPGYDLYYLNVMAGPGPVREWLISDDPHHGWVRQTWESQNIDPRLPFGA, from the coding sequence ATGACCAACTGGGTCTACCCCCTGGGCACCGCCGCCGACGGCAAGTGGGACGTCTCGATCGGAACCTCCGATTCCTCCCTCACCGTGGACGGCTGGGCGCACACCGGCCTGAAGGTCGCCACGCTGCCGGCGGGCGCCGCCGTCGAACTCCCGGCCGCGGACGAGGAACGCATCGTGGTCCCCCTCAGCGGGTCCTTCATGGCGACCGTCGAGGGCACGGACTACCCGCTGGCGGGCCGCGCCTCCGTGTTCGCCGGGCCCACCGACGTGCTCTACTCAGGCACCGGGCGCGCCGTGACCGTCAGCTCTTCCGACGGCGGGCGGGTTGCGGTGGCGACGGCGCCGGCCAACGCCTCGTACCCCACCCGCCTGGTTCCCGCCGCCGAAACCCCGGTGGAACTCCGCGGCGCGGGCAACTGTTCGCGCCAGGTCCACAACTTCGGCACACCGGCAGCGCTGGAAGCGGACCGTTTCATCGTGTGCGAGGTCCTTACCCCCGCCGGGAACTGGTCCTCCTACCCGCCGCACAAGCACGACGAGGAGAAGGACGGCGAGACCTCCCTTGAGGAGATCTACTACTTCGAGACACAGGTTGCTTCCGGCTCCGGCGCACCTGCCGACGCCGACGCCATCGGCTACCAGCGCGTCTACGCCTCCGACGAACGCCCCATCGACGTGGCGGCGGAAGTCCGTACCGGCGACGTTGTCCTGGTCCCCTACGGCTGGCACGGCCCGGCCATGGCCGCACCGGGGTACGACCTTTACTACCTGAACGTGATGGCCGGCCCCGGCCCGGTCCGCGAGTGGCTGATCAGCGACGACCCGCACCACGGCTGGGTACGCCAGACCTGGGAAAGCCAGAACATCGACCCCCGGCTGCCCTTCGGCGCGTAA
- a CDS encoding sugar porter family MFS transporter, whose amino-acid sequence MLLQKQTTGASGARRRGYLARLTVISTLGGLLFGYDTGVISGALLYMNDSLNMTAVEEATVVSALLFPGAAVGALTGGRMADKLGRRGSLLVCALLFLLGAIGCALAPTVPFMIAARIVLGLGVGAAAVTCPLYLAEMAPAHLRGRMVTINELMIVTGQMLAFAINALLDALIHDNEVWRGMLGIASVPALALLAGMMMLPESPRWYAIRGRLEDSRRVLDLSRSPQEAAAEFEEIAAAARTAKEERGHALRDLKNNPWMRRLLWIGVGLAIVQQATGINTVNYYAPTILEKSGLGVSASLVATIGVGVTSVLMTILGIWLLGFVGRRRMLVIGFSGVVGSQALLAIVFLLPQSDLASYTILAAMMLFVAFVQCFIGTCVWLLLSEMFPLAIRGFAMGIAVFALWTVNAAISFLFPIVVNALGSTGTFGLFVLVNLASLAFVIKFVPETKGHSLEDLEAHFRDGEVPAKISA is encoded by the coding sequence ATGCTGTTGCAGAAACAAACCACGGGAGCATCAGGCGCCCGGCGCCGCGGATACCTCGCCCGGCTCACTGTGATCTCCACCTTGGGCGGCCTGCTCTTTGGGTATGACACCGGCGTCATCTCCGGCGCCCTGCTGTACATGAACGACTCCCTTAACATGACCGCCGTCGAGGAAGCCACGGTGGTGAGCGCACTGCTGTTCCCCGGTGCCGCCGTCGGCGCCCTCACCGGCGGCCGCATGGCTGACAAACTGGGCCGCCGAGGGTCCCTGCTGGTCTGCGCCCTCTTGTTCCTGCTCGGCGCCATCGGTTGTGCCCTTGCCCCGACCGTCCCCTTCATGATTGCCGCCCGCATCGTCCTCGGCCTGGGAGTGGGCGCCGCCGCCGTCACCTGCCCCCTCTACCTGGCGGAAATGGCACCCGCCCATCTCCGTGGCCGCATGGTGACCATCAATGAGCTCATGATCGTGACCGGCCAGATGCTCGCCTTTGCCATCAACGCCCTCCTGGATGCCCTGATCCACGACAACGAGGTCTGGCGCGGCATGCTCGGCATCGCCTCGGTCCCGGCCCTGGCGCTGCTCGCCGGCATGATGATGCTTCCCGAGTCGCCCCGCTGGTACGCCATCCGCGGCCGCCTGGAAGACAGCCGCCGGGTCCTGGACCTCAGCCGCAGCCCGCAGGAGGCGGCTGCGGAATTCGAGGAGATCGCCGCTGCGGCCCGCACCGCAAAGGAAGAACGCGGCCACGCCCTGCGGGACCTGAAGAACAACCCCTGGATGCGCCGGCTGCTCTGGATCGGCGTCGGCCTGGCCATCGTGCAGCAGGCCACCGGCATCAACACCGTGAACTACTACGCTCCCACCATCCTGGAAAAGAGCGGCCTGGGCGTCAGCGCTTCGCTCGTGGCCACCATCGGCGTCGGCGTCACGTCCGTGCTGATGACCATCCTGGGCATCTGGCTGCTCGGCTTCGTGGGACGCCGCCGCATGCTGGTGATCGGTTTCTCCGGAGTGGTGGGCTCGCAGGCACTACTGGCCATCGTGTTCCTGCTTCCACAGTCGGACCTGGCGAGCTACACCATCCTGGCCGCCATGATGCTGTTCGTTGCCTTCGTCCAGTGCTTCATCGGAACCTGCGTCTGGCTCCTGCTCTCGGAGATGTTCCCGCTGGCCATCCGCGGCTTCGCCATGGGCATCGCCGTCTTCGCACTGTGGACCGTGAACGCGGCCATCTCCTTCCTGTTCCCCATCGTGGTCAACGCCCTGGGCTCCACGGGCACCTTCGGCCTGTTCGTCCTGGTCAACCTCGCCTCCCTGGCCTTCGTCATCAAGTTCGTTCCCGAGACCAAAGGCCACTCGCTCGAGGACCTCGAGGCGCACTTCCGGGACGGTGAAGTGCCCGCGAAGATCTCCGCCTAG
- a CDS encoding GntR family transcriptional regulator, with amino-acid sequence MANNLGLSIDRSSPVPLYHQVVQGIEAAIYSGALEPGSRLDNEIDLAAQLNLSRPTMRKAMDELVRSGLLVRKRGVGTQVVSSQVRRPLELSSLYDDLTNNGKKPTTEVLSFSHLEADDATITTLQLPAGSKVYHFTRLRKVGGKPLALMENWVRDDIAAMDEAMLGAEGLYSILRRGGVNFRLANQRIGAKTADEYQASMLDTEPGSALVTMERTAVDDTGRRVETGHHVYRADSYSFEMTLVQR; translated from the coding sequence GTGGCGAACAACCTGGGACTCAGCATCGACCGCTCCTCCCCGGTGCCTTTGTACCACCAGGTGGTCCAGGGCATCGAGGCGGCGATCTACAGCGGGGCCCTGGAACCGGGAAGCAGGCTGGACAACGAAATCGACCTCGCCGCCCAGCTCAACCTTTCCCGGCCCACCATGCGCAAGGCCATGGACGAACTGGTCCGCTCCGGTCTCCTGGTGCGCAAGCGCGGCGTGGGAACGCAGGTGGTTTCCAGCCAGGTTCGCCGTCCGCTGGAACTGTCCAGCCTCTACGACGACCTCACCAACAATGGCAAGAAGCCCACCACCGAGGTCCTCAGCTTCTCCCACCTGGAGGCCGACGACGCCACCATTACCACCCTGCAGCTGCCCGCAGGTTCCAAGGTGTACCACTTCACCAGGCTCCGCAAGGTGGGCGGCAAGCCCCTGGCCCTCATGGAGAACTGGGTGCGCGACGACATCGCCGCCATGGATGAGGCCATGCTGGGCGCCGAGGGCCTCTACTCCATCCTGCGCCGGGGCGGCGTGAACTTCCGGCTGGCCAACCAACGCATTGGCGCCAAAACGGCGGACGAATACCAGGCTTCCATGCTGGACACCGAGCCGGGATCGGCACTGGTCACCATGGAACGCACCGCCGTGGACGATACCGGCCGCCGGGTTGAAACGGGCCACCACGTGTACCGGGCCGATTCCTACAGCTTTGAAATGACACTCGTACAGCGATAA
- a CDS encoding LOG family protein — protein sequence MNFAGSLGPRPRNLEVQDLASFDSLVAGGAVNLHGWHAQSLDLRGRSAALKNVSVEGAMFLGCIFDDGMEANLRSRGALIFPRLEGVPFDPYRASLYSPAELYSGLATSPYEELPDARIYHWSIQPGQRHRVDSTLASALHDHAIGDALDELTRSGSWTRRSIVGVMGGHAAPRGSQEFAEAARLGRLLALGGYSVATGGGPGAMEAANLGAYLSQASDGHVQAALATLAAVPGFRPSVSAWARAAAAVVEHHPGGTPSIGIPTWFYGHEPPNYFATHIAKYFANAIREAILLELCHGGIVFLPGAAGTVQEIFQDACENYYGAREKVAPMVLVGRHHWEQEYPAWPMLCSLAAGRAMADCIYLVDTVEEAVEVLRER from the coding sequence GTGAATTTCGCCGGAAGCCTGGGGCCGCGCCCGCGCAACCTCGAAGTCCAGGACCTGGCCAGCTTTGACAGCCTGGTGGCTGGCGGCGCCGTCAACCTGCACGGCTGGCACGCGCAGTCGCTGGACCTGCGGGGCCGGTCGGCGGCCCTGAAAAACGTCAGCGTCGAAGGCGCCATGTTCCTGGGCTGCATCTTCGACGACGGCATGGAAGCCAACCTCCGCAGCCGCGGCGCCCTGATCTTCCCGAGGCTTGAAGGCGTCCCCTTCGACCCGTACCGCGCTTCGCTGTATTCCCCGGCGGAACTCTATTCAGGGCTGGCAACCTCGCCGTACGAGGAGTTGCCGGACGCCCGCATCTACCACTGGAGCATTCAGCCGGGCCAGCGGCACCGCGTGGACTCAACCCTTGCCTCCGCCCTGCACGACCATGCGATCGGGGACGCGCTGGATGAGTTGACCCGCTCCGGGTCCTGGACCCGCCGCTCCATCGTCGGGGTCATGGGCGGACACGCGGCGCCGCGCGGCAGCCAGGAATTTGCGGAAGCAGCGCGGCTGGGCAGGCTGCTCGCCCTCGGAGGGTATTCGGTGGCCACGGGCGGCGGGCCGGGCGCCATGGAGGCGGCCAACCTGGGGGCGTACCTGAGCCAGGCGTCCGACGGCCACGTGCAGGCGGCGCTGGCCACGCTCGCCGCTGTTCCCGGGTTCCGTCCCTCGGTGTCGGCGTGGGCGCGCGCGGCCGCCGCCGTCGTCGAACACCATCCGGGCGGCACGCCGTCGATCGGCATTCCCACCTGGTTTTATGGGCACGAGCCGCCCAACTACTTCGCCACGCACATCGCCAAATACTTCGCCAACGCCATCCGCGAGGCCATCCTGCTGGAACTGTGCCACGGCGGAATCGTCTTCCTCCCGGGCGCTGCAGGCACAGTCCAGGAGATCTTCCAGGACGCCTGCGAAAACTACTATGGCGCCCGCGAAAAGGTGGCGCCCATGGTGCTGGTGGGGCGGCACCATTGGGAGCAGGAGTACCCGGCCTGGCCCATGCTGTGCAGTTTGGCGGCCGGTCGGGCAATGGCGGACTGCATCTACTTGGTGGACACCGTGGAAGAAGCAGTGGAGGTCCTCCGGGAGCGCTGA
- a CDS encoding VIT1/CCC1 transporter family protein, whose amino-acid sequence MSQHAQSDSHATPQEASPTVQPQPSPSNIKRWRQYLADERAEAAVYRDLAQNREGEERAILLALAEAEGRHEAHWLALLGEHAGKPRRASGRSRFLGFLARHFGSVFVLALAQRAEGRSPYAKDPNATPAMAADEQIHEEVVRGLATRGRNRLAGTFRAAVFGANDGLVSNLSLVMGMAASGVASSVVLLSGIAGLLAGAMSMGAGEFISVRSQRELLAATRPTQITLAAAPKLDLENNELLLVYLARGMSREAAEHRVAERTGQLSCDCDPSLSLQPELAEEEDQHEAVGTAWGAALSSFCFFASGAIVPILPFLFGLTGVTALVVAGALVGLALLATGAAVGLLSGTSPLTRGLRQLAIGLGAAGITYLLGLLFGTAVG is encoded by the coding sequence GTGTCGCAGCACGCCCAATCCGATTCCCATGCCACGCCGCAGGAGGCCTCCCCCACCGTGCAACCCCAGCCCTCGCCGTCGAACATCAAACGGTGGCGCCAGTACCTGGCTGACGAACGCGCCGAAGCTGCCGTCTACCGTGACCTGGCACAAAACCGCGAGGGGGAAGAGCGCGCCATCCTCCTGGCCCTGGCCGAGGCGGAAGGCCGGCACGAAGCCCACTGGCTGGCACTGCTCGGGGAGCACGCAGGCAAACCCAGGAGGGCGTCCGGACGAAGCCGGTTCCTGGGGTTCCTGGCCCGGCACTTCGGTTCAGTGTTCGTGCTGGCCCTTGCCCAGCGTGCCGAGGGCCGCTCCCCCTACGCCAAGGACCCCAACGCCACCCCCGCCATGGCTGCCGATGAGCAGATCCACGAGGAAGTGGTGCGTGGCCTGGCAACCCGCGGCCGCAACCGCCTGGCCGGTACCTTCCGCGCTGCTGTGTTCGGCGCGAATGACGGCCTGGTCAGCAACCTCTCCCTGGTGATGGGCATGGCCGCGTCCGGCGTGGCCAGCAGCGTTGTGCTGCTCAGCGGCATTGCCGGGCTCCTGGCCGGGGCCATGTCGATGGGCGCCGGTGAATTCATCTCCGTACGGTCCCAGCGCGAACTGCTGGCCGCCACCCGTCCAACCCAGATCACCCTGGCGGCGGCGCCCAAGCTGGACCTCGAAAACAACGAACTGCTCCTGGTGTACCTGGCCCGTGGGATGTCCCGGGAGGCGGCCGAGCACCGGGTGGCGGAGCGGACGGGCCAGCTGTCCTGCGACTGCGATCCCAGCCTGTCCCTGCAGCCGGAACTCGCGGAGGAAGAGGACCAGCATGAGGCTGTGGGCACGGCCTGGGGCGCGGCGCTGTCCAGCTTCTGCTTCTTCGCCTCCGGTGCCATCGTTCCCATCCTGCCGTTCCTGTTCGGCCTGACCGGCGTCACCGCGCTGGTGGTGGCCGGGGCCCTGGTGGGCCTCGCCCTCCTGGCCACCGGTGCCGCCGTCGGCCTGCTCTCCGGCACGTCCCCGTTGACCCGTGGCCTGCGCCAGCTGGCCATCGGCCTGGGCGCGGCAGGCATCACGTACCTGCTGGGCCTGCTCTTCGGCACGGCGGTGGGCTAG
- a CDS encoding MFS transporter, giving the protein MPVGLMALALGGFGIGLTEFVIAGLLPQVAADFGVSEASAGWFISGYALSVVVGALGLTAAVTRFQRKPVLAALLVLFIAGNLLSATADGYWAMMLGRVIAALSHGAFFGIGAVVAAGMVPPSKKAGAIALMFTGLTAANVLGVPFGTLLGQAAGWRATFWAITVIGVAALAGILALVPKSAGATEESASLRTELRAFRSGQVWLSIVVTILGFGGMFGAFTYIAYTLTEVSGFSASTVPWLLIVFGVGLFAGNTLGGKAADRNVDRTLLVVLAALTVVLVAFALTAANPVLTVISLVLMGGFGFATVPGLQMRVMEYASGAPTLASGANIGAFNVGNALGAWLGGVTITAGLGYTSPIWGGAGITVAGLAVMAFAAAGARRSDRRGQVQVQAAEELVSR; this is encoded by the coding sequence ATGCCTGTTGGCTTGATGGCACTCGCCCTGGGCGGATTTGGCATTGGACTGACCGAATTCGTCATCGCCGGGCTCCTCCCGCAGGTCGCTGCGGACTTTGGCGTCAGCGAGGCCTCGGCCGGCTGGTTCATCTCCGGCTACGCACTCTCCGTGGTCGTCGGAGCACTGGGCCTGACCGCGGCCGTGACCCGCTTCCAGCGCAAACCCGTGCTGGCCGCCCTGCTGGTCCTCTTCATTGCCGGCAACCTGCTCTCCGCCACGGCGGACGGTTACTGGGCGATGATGCTGGGCCGCGTCATCGCAGCCCTTTCCCACGGCGCCTTCTTCGGAATCGGGGCCGTGGTGGCGGCGGGGATGGTTCCGCCCAGCAAGAAGGCCGGGGCCATTGCGCTCATGTTCACCGGCCTCACGGCGGCCAATGTCCTGGGCGTGCCCTTTGGAACGCTGCTGGGCCAGGCGGCAGGCTGGCGTGCCACGTTCTGGGCCATCACCGTGATCGGCGTGGCAGCGCTCGCCGGCATCCTGGCGCTCGTCCCCAAATCGGCCGGTGCCACGGAAGAATCGGCCAGCCTCCGCACTGAACTGCGTGCCTTCCGCTCCGGACAGGTATGGCTGTCCATCGTGGTGACCATCCTCGGCTTCGGTGGCATGTTCGGGGCATTCACCTACATCGCCTACACCCTCACCGAAGTATCCGGCTTCAGCGCTTCCACCGTGCCCTGGCTGCTCATCGTCTTCGGCGTGGGCCTCTTCGCGGGCAACACCCTGGGCGGCAAGGCCGCCGACCGCAACGTGGACCGGACGCTGCTCGTGGTGCTCGCCGCGCTGACCGTGGTCCTGGTGGCGTTCGCCCTGACGGCCGCCAACCCCGTCCTCACTGTCATTTCCCTGGTGCTGATGGGCGGCTTCGGCTTTGCCACGGTGCCGGGCCTGCAGATGCGGGTTATGGAGTACGCCTCCGGTGCTCCCACCCTCGCCTCCGGTGCCAACATCGGCGCTTTCAACGTGGGCAACGCCCTGGGTGCCTGGCTGGGCGGGGTCACCATCACCGCTGGCCTCGGTTACACCTCGCCCATCTGGGGCGGTGCCGGCATCACCGTGGCCGGCCTTGCCGTTATGGCCTTCGCTGCTGCAGGTGCCAGGCGGAGCGACCGGCGCGGACAGGTCCAGGTCCAGGCAGCGGAGGAGCTGGTCAGCCGCTAG
- a CDS encoding MarR family winged helix-turn-helix transcriptional regulator, with translation MGIKDDAVEVRAQGWRTLAALHGLIEGELERALQAKSKLSVVEYTVLDALSRQDGWHMRMQQLARATALSPSATTRLVNRLEDRGLLTRILCDDDRRGIYTELTASGNSLLAEARPVHDATLERALDEAMAIPELAPLVDALPRLHART, from the coding sequence ATGGGCATCAAGGACGACGCCGTAGAGGTCCGCGCCCAGGGCTGGCGTACCCTGGCGGCCCTGCACGGGCTCATCGAAGGCGAACTGGAACGCGCGCTCCAGGCGAAGTCAAAGCTGTCCGTGGTGGAGTACACCGTACTGGACGCGCTGAGCCGGCAGGACGGGTGGCACATGCGGATGCAGCAGTTGGCGCGCGCCACGGCGCTGAGCCCCAGCGCCACCACACGTCTGGTGAACCGGCTGGAGGACCGCGGCCTGCTCACCCGGATCCTGTGCGACGACGACCGCCGCGGTATTTACACCGAGCTGACGGCCAGCGGCAACAGTTTGCTCGCGGAAGCGCGGCCGGTCCACGACGCCACCCTCGAACGTGCCCTCGATGAAGCCATGGCCATTCCGGAGCTGGCACCGCTGGTGGATGCCCTGCCGCGGCTGCATGCCCGCACGTAA
- a CDS encoding sodium:solute symporter — MDASAINIAIVVVYLLAMLAFGWWGKSRTRNNSDFLVAGRRLGPFLYTGTMAAVVLGGASTVGGVGLGYKFGISGMWLVVAIGAGVLLLSLLFAGTIQKLKIYTVSQMLTLRYGSKATEASGIVMLAYTLMLCATSTGAYATIFVVLFGLDRALAIAIGGAIVLVYSTVGGMWSITLADQVQFVIKTVGIFFLMLPFTLNAAGGLDGIRSRVDASFFQMDGIGVQTIITYFVVYTLGLLIGQDIWQRVFTAKTPKVARWGGATAGIYCILSGVAGALIGMAANVALSDIKIAAKDDVYAEVAQNLLPVGIGGLVLAAAVAAMMSTASGALIAAATVARADVLPFVAGWFGKTVNTGDTENPEHDVKANRAWVLALGIVAIVIAIITKDVVAALTIAYDILVGGLLVAILGGLVWKRGTGLAAAASMAVGSVVTLGTMIILEINAKAPLDGVYANEPIYYGLIASAVVYIVASLLTRPTDPAVMQAWQRRVSGQEPEDAPEEVLAGR; from the coding sequence ATGGATGCAAGTGCCATCAACATCGCCATCGTGGTGGTGTACCTCCTCGCAATGCTGGCCTTCGGCTGGTGGGGCAAGTCCCGGACCAGGAACAACAGCGACTTCCTGGTCGCCGGCCGCCGCCTGGGCCCGTTCCTCTACACCGGGACCATGGCCGCCGTCGTCCTGGGCGGAGCGTCCACCGTGGGTGGTGTGGGCCTCGGCTACAAGTTCGGCATCTCGGGCATGTGGCTGGTGGTGGCCATCGGCGCGGGCGTCCTGCTGCTGAGCCTGCTCTTCGCAGGAACCATCCAGAAGCTGAAGATCTACACGGTGTCCCAGATGCTGACGCTCCGCTACGGCAGCAAGGCAACAGAAGCCTCGGGCATCGTCATGCTCGCCTACACCCTGATGCTTTGCGCCACCTCCACCGGCGCCTACGCCACCATCTTCGTGGTGCTGTTCGGCCTGGACCGCGCGCTGGCCATCGCCATCGGCGGCGCCATCGTGCTGGTGTACTCCACCGTCGGCGGCATGTGGTCCATCACGCTGGCGGACCAAGTCCAGTTCGTCATCAAGACCGTGGGCATCTTCTTCCTCATGCTTCCGTTCACCCTGAACGCCGCCGGGGGCCTCGACGGGATCCGCAGCCGGGTGGACGCCAGCTTCTTCCAGATGGACGGCATCGGCGTCCAGACGATCATCACGTATTTCGTCGTCTATACCCTGGGCCTGCTGATCGGCCAGGACATCTGGCAGCGCGTGTTTACGGCCAAAACGCCCAAGGTGGCGCGTTGGGGCGGCGCCACCGCCGGCATCTACTGCATCCTCTCCGGCGTGGCCGGGGCGCTGATCGGGATGGCCGCCAACGTGGCCCTGTCCGATATCAAGATCGCCGCCAAGGACGATGTCTACGCCGAGGTTGCTCAGAACCTGCTCCCGGTCGGCATCGGCGGCCTGGTACTGGCTGCTGCCGTCGCCGCCATGATGTCCACCGCGTCCGGCGCCCTCATCGCCGCCGCCACTGTTGCCCGCGCCGACGTCCTGCCGTTCGTGGCCGGCTGGTTCGGCAAGACGGTCAACACCGGCGACACCGAGAACCCGGAGCATGACGTCAAGGCCAACCGCGCCTGGGTCCTTGCCCTGGGCATCGTCGCAATTGTCATCGCCATCATCACCAAGGACGTCGTTGCGGCCCTGACCATCGCTTATGACATCCTTGTGGGCGGCCTCCTGGTGGCCATCCTGGGTGGTTTGGTGTGGAAGCGCGGCACCGGCCTGGCAGCCGCCGCCTCCATGGCAGTCGGTTCCGTAGTGACCCTGGGGACCATGATCATCCTGGAAATCAATGCCAAGGCCCCGCTGGACGGCGTCTACGCCAACGAACCCATCTACTACGGCCTGATCGCTTCAGCCGTTGTCTATATTGTGGCTTCACTGCTCACGCGGCCCACAGACCCCGCCGTCATGCAGGCGTGGCAGCGCCGGGTTTCAGGGCAGGAACCCGAAGACGCCCCCGAGGAAGTCCTCGCCGGCCGCTGA
- a CDS encoding LacI family DNA-binding transcriptional regulator, whose translation MKQTSPAPRSVTMEDVARGAGVSRALVSLVMRDSPKVSPARRTAVLEAAAALGYSPNRLASRLASRRTNTLGVLFLDLHNSVFADIYDGITEGLADSGKQVMVAVGSADPGTELEAVRSFVDLRVDGVLLAGYTGTSAELAAALRGTPAVVITREMEVDGVDSVFTDDFRSGALAVEHLYQLGHRRIAHFDISDWLPYKDRRNGYLHAMQQFGLEPQLVHSDMTERGGRAVMEQFLDSGATLPTAVFAHNDLTAIGIMEALADRGLSVPGDVAIVGCDNIEVGASPLIGLTSIDQHAGELGRVAAQTMLDRIAGAGGPALTRKLEPALMVRRSSDPTA comes from the coding sequence GTGAAACAGACATCTCCTGCGCCGCGGTCCGTGACCATGGAGGATGTGGCACGGGGCGCCGGAGTGAGCCGCGCCTTGGTGTCCCTGGTCATGCGGGATTCCCCCAAGGTCTCCCCCGCCAGGCGGACGGCTGTGCTGGAAGCAGCCGCGGCCCTGGGCTACTCCCCCAACAGGCTGGCCAGCCGACTGGCCAGCCGCCGGACCAACACCCTGGGCGTCCTCTTCCTCGACCTGCACAACTCGGTCTTCGCCGACATTTACGACGGCATCACCGAAGGACTGGCGGACAGCGGCAAGCAGGTGATGGTCGCCGTCGGCTCCGCTGATCCGGGGACGGAGCTGGAGGCCGTCCGGTCCTTTGTGGACCTGCGCGTCGATGGGGTGCTGCTGGCCGGCTACACCGGCACTTCGGCGGAACTGGCGGCGGCGCTGCGCGGGACGCCCGCCGTCGTCATCACCCGTGAGATGGAGGTCGACGGCGTTGATTCCGTTTTCACCGACGACTTCCGTTCCGGAGCACTCGCCGTGGAGCACCTGTACCAGCTGGGGCACCGGCGGATCGCGCACTTCGACATTTCGGATTGGCTCCCCTATAAGGACCGCCGCAACGGGTACCTGCACGCCATGCAGCAGTTTGGGCTGGAGCCGCAGCTGGTCCACAGTGACATGACCGAGCGCGGCGGCCGGGCCGTCATGGAGCAGTTCCTGGACTCCGGCGCCACCCTCCCCACGGCGGTCTTTGCGCACAACGACCTGACCGCCATCGGCATCATGGAAGCGCTCGCGGACCGCGGGCTGTCCGTCCCGGGGGATGTGGCAATCGTTGGCTGCGACAACATCGAGGTGGGAGCCTCGCCCCTCATCGGCCTGACGTCCATTGACCAGCATGCCGGTGAACTCGGCCGGGTGGCGGCGCAAACCATGCTGGACCGGATCGCGGGTGCGGGCGGGCCTGCCCTGACCCGGAAGCTCGAGCCGGCCCTGATGGTGCGCCGCTCGTCGGATCCCACCGCCTAG